The Indicator indicator isolate 239-I01 chromosome 30, UM_Iind_1.1, whole genome shotgun sequence genome has a window encoding:
- the TMEM248 gene encoding transmembrane protein 248, whose product MFSINLLENLKVYISSRPPLVVFMISVSAMAIAFLTLGYFFKIKEIKSPEMTEDWNTFLLRFNDLDFCISENETLKHLINDTTTPESTVTSGQARSTQSPQPLEDSGPINISVTITLTLDPLRPFGGYSRNVTHLSSTIFGHQIGLSGRESHEEINITFTLPAAWNSDDCVLHGHCEQVVFTTCMTVTAASSVFPVTVQPPHCVPETYSNATLWYKIFTTARDSNTKYAQDYNPFWCYKGAIGKVYHALNPKLTVIVPDDDRSLINLHLMHTSYFLFVMVITMFCYAVIKGRPSKLRQSNTEFCSEKVALSEA is encoded by the exons ATGTTCAGCATAAACCTGTTGGAGAACCTGAAGGTTTACATCAGCAGTCGACCTCCACTTGTGGTCTTTATGATCAGTGTGAGTGCTATGGCAATAGCTTTTCTGACACTGGGTTACTTCTTCAAAATCAAGGAGATCAAGTCACCAGAAATGACAGAG GACTGGAACACATTCCTCCTGAGGTTTAACGACTTGGACTTCTGTATATCTGAGAATGAAACCTTAAAGCATCTCATCAATGACACCACAACTCCAGAGAGCACCGTGACGAGCGGGCAGGCAAGGTCTACACAGTCTCCACAGCCCCTTGAGGACTCTGGGCCCATCAACATCTCTGTTACCATCACGCTGACGCTGGACCCGCTCAGACCCTTCGGGGGATATTCTCGCAACGTCACACATCTCAGTTCCACAATTTTTGGGCACCAGATTGGACTTTCAG GCAGAGAATCCCATGAGGAGATCAATATCACATtcaccctgccagctgcctggaaTTCAGATGACTGTGTTCTTCACGGCCACTGCGAGCAGGTTGTCTTCACGACCTGCATGACtgtgacagcagccagcagtgtaTTTCCTGTCACAGT tcAGCCACCACATTGTGTTCCTGAAACATACAGCAATGCCACGCTTTGGTACAAGATCTTCACCACAGCAAGGGACTCTAACACAAAATATGCACAGGATTATAACCCCTTCTGGTGTTACAAAGGAGCAATTGGAAAAGTGTATCATGCTTTAAACCCCAAGCTAACTGTTATAGTTCCAGAT GATGATCGCTCTCTAATAAATCTGCATCTCATGCATACCAGTTACTTTCTTTTTGTGATGGTGATCACAATGTTCTGCTATGCAGTTATTAAAGGCAGACCAAGCAAACTGAGGCAAAGCAATACAGAATTCTGCTCTGAAAAG GTCGCTTTGTCGGAAGCGTAA